A single genomic interval of Mycolicibacterium sp. MU0053 harbors:
- a CDS encoding AAA family ATPase produces the protein MNTPALPAPLFTDIDDVARRLTETGYLPDTATATAVFLADQLGKPLLVEGPAGVGKTELARAVAQSTGAGLVRLQCYEGVDEARALYEWNHAKQILRIQTANAAGGGDWDQAKMDVFSEEFLLQRPLLTAIRRTEPTVLLIDETDKADIEIEGLLLEVLSDFAVTVPELGTITAERKPFVVLTSNATRELSEALKRRCLFLHIDFPDAELERKILLSRVPELPEKLAEELVRIIGVLRGMQLKKVPSVAETIDWGRTVLALGMDTIDDATIAATLGVVLKHQSDQTKATAELRLN, from the coding sequence TTGAACACCCCTGCTCTGCCTGCGCCGTTGTTCACCGACATCGACGATGTGGCCCGCCGACTCACCGAGACCGGCTACCTGCCCGACACCGCCACCGCCACGGCGGTGTTCCTGGCCGATCAGCTGGGCAAGCCGCTGCTGGTCGAGGGGCCCGCCGGCGTCGGCAAGACCGAACTGGCGCGGGCGGTCGCGCAGTCGACCGGGGCCGGTCTGGTGCGGCTGCAGTGCTACGAGGGCGTCGACGAGGCGCGTGCGCTCTACGAGTGGAACCACGCCAAGCAGATCCTGCGCATCCAGACCGCCAACGCCGCCGGCGGCGGTGACTGGGACCAGGCCAAGATGGACGTGTTCAGCGAGGAGTTCCTGCTGCAACGCCCGCTGCTGACCGCCATCCGGCGCACCGAGCCGACCGTGTTGCTGATCGACGAGACGGACAAGGCCGACATCGAGATCGAGGGCCTGCTGCTGGAGGTGCTGTCCGACTTCGCGGTCACCGTGCCGGAGTTGGGCACCATCACCGCCGAGCGCAAACCGTTCGTGGTGCTCACCTCGAACGCCACCAGGGAGCTGTCCGAGGCGCTCAAGCGGCGCTGCCTGTTCCTGCACATCGACTTCCCGGACGCCGAACTGGAACGCAAGATCCTGCTGTCCCGGGTGCCGGAACTGCCCGAGAAGCTGGCCGAGGAGCTGGTGCGGATCATCGGCGTGCTGCGCGGCATGCAGCTCAAGAAGGTGCCGTCGGTGGCCGAGACCATCGACTGGGGCCGCACGGTGCTGGCGCTGGGAATGGACACCATCGACGACGCGACCATCGCCGCGACCCTCGGCGTGGTCCTCAAACACCAGTCCGATCAGACCAAGGCGACAGCCGAGCTTCGGCTCAACTAG
- a CDS encoding vWA domain-containing protein, which yields MEQRIRPAQPLAPHGLPGHLVGFVEALRTQGISVGPSETVDAGKVMATLGMGNREVLREGLACAVLRRADHRETYDAMFDLWWPAALGDRTALTDESEPDAEPQGLPPEDVEAMRAMLLDLLADNEDLATMDSRLAAMIAQIVEQYGKYNSSRGPSYSSYQALKSMALDELEGKLLAGLLAGYGDSPTPTQEEIAKSLAAQRIAQIRKMVESETKRRTAEQLGRDHVQMYGIPQLAENVEFLRASGEQLKQMRKTVAPLARTLATRLAAKRRRHRHGQIDLRKTLRKSMSTGGVPIDVVLAKPRPARPELVVLCDVSGSVAGFSHFTLLLVDALRQQFSRVRVFAFIDTTDEVTHLFGPDADLAVAVQRITRESEVYTRDGHSDYGHAFVSFLDKFPNVLSPRTSLLILGDGRNNYRNPELELLSRMVSASRHAHWLNPEPRHLWGSGDSVVPRYQDVITMHECRSAKQLASVIDNLLPV from the coding sequence ATGGAACAGCGCATCCGCCCCGCCCAGCCGTTGGCCCCGCACGGGCTGCCCGGCCATCTGGTGGGCTTCGTCGAAGCCTTACGCACCCAAGGCATTTCGGTGGGGCCGTCGGAAACCGTCGACGCCGGCAAGGTGATGGCGACCCTCGGTATGGGCAACCGTGAGGTGCTGCGCGAGGGCCTGGCGTGTGCGGTGTTGCGCCGCGCCGACCACCGCGAAACCTACGATGCGATGTTCGATCTGTGGTGGCCCGCGGCCCTCGGTGACCGCACGGCGCTCACCGACGAGTCCGAGCCGGACGCCGAACCGCAGGGGCTGCCGCCCGAGGACGTCGAGGCCATGCGGGCCATGCTGCTCGACCTGCTGGCGGACAACGAGGACCTGGCGACCATGGACTCGCGGCTGGCCGCGATGATCGCCCAGATCGTGGAGCAGTACGGCAAATACAACTCCAGCCGGGGCCCGTCGTATTCGAGCTATCAGGCGCTCAAATCGATGGCTCTGGACGAACTCGAGGGCAAGCTGCTGGCCGGCCTGCTCGCGGGCTACGGCGACAGTCCCACCCCCACGCAGGAGGAGATCGCCAAATCCCTTGCTGCCCAGCGCATTGCGCAGATCCGCAAGATGGTGGAGTCCGAGACCAAGCGACGTACCGCCGAGCAACTCGGGCGTGACCACGTCCAGATGTACGGCATCCCGCAGCTGGCCGAGAACGTCGAGTTCCTGCGGGCCTCCGGCGAACAGCTCAAGCAGATGCGCAAGACCGTGGCCCCGTTGGCGCGCACCCTGGCCACCCGGCTGGCCGCCAAGCGTCGCCGGCACCGCCACGGGCAGATCGACCTGCGCAAGACGCTGCGTAAGTCGATGTCCACCGGCGGGGTGCCCATCGACGTCGTCCTGGCCAAGCCGCGCCCGGCCCGGCCGGAACTCGTCGTGCTCTGCGATGTGTCGGGCTCGGTGGCCGGGTTCAGCCACTTCACCCTGCTGCTGGTCGACGCGCTGCGCCAGCAGTTCTCCCGGGTTCGGGTCTTCGCGTTCATCGACACCACCGACGAGGTGACGCATCTGTTCGGCCCCGACGCCGACCTGGCGGTCGCCGTGCAGCGCATCACCCGCGAGTCCGAGGTCTACACCCGCGACGGGCACAGCGACTACGGGCACGCGTTCGTCTCGTTCCTGGACAAGTTCCCCAATGTGCTCTCGCCGCGCACTTCGCTGCTGATCCTCGGCGACGGCCGCAACAACTACCGCAACCCGGAGTTGGAGCTGCTCAGCCGCATGGTCAGCGCCAGCCGGCACGCGCACTGGCTCAACCCGGAGCCGCGGCACCTGTGGGGTAGCGGCGACTCGGTGGTGCCGCGCTACCAGGACGTCATCACCATGCATGAATGCCGCTCGGCCAAGCAGCTGGCCTCGGTGATCGACAATCTGCTGCCGGTCTGA
- the nadD gene encoding nicotinate-nucleotide adenylyltransferase: MRPSRRLGVMGGTFDPIHNGHLVAASEVADLFGLDEVVFVPTGQPWQKQGRSVTPAEDRYLMTVIATASNPRFSVSRVDIDRGGPTYTRDTLSDLQAANPGAELYFITGADALGSILSWQHWSEMFSLAKFIGVSRPGFELDGKHITEAMAELPAEALTLVEIPALAISSTDCRNRAAQSRPIWYLVPDGVVQYVAKRGLYRNHPNAVPTPEVNA; the protein is encoded by the coding sequence ATGAGGCCCAGCAGACGGCTGGGCGTGATGGGTGGGACATTCGACCCCATCCACAACGGACACCTGGTCGCCGCCAGCGAGGTCGCCGACCTGTTCGGCCTCGACGAAGTCGTGTTCGTCCCGACCGGACAGCCCTGGCAGAAGCAGGGCCGATCCGTCACCCCGGCTGAGGACCGCTACCTGATGACGGTGATCGCCACGGCCTCCAACCCGCGCTTCTCGGTCAGCCGCGTCGACATCGACCGGGGCGGACCGACCTACACCAGGGACACCCTGAGCGACCTGCAGGCCGCCAATCCCGGCGCCGAGCTGTACTTCATCACCGGCGCCGACGCGCTCGGTTCGATCCTGAGCTGGCAGCACTGGTCGGAGATGTTCTCCCTGGCCAAGTTCATCGGCGTCAGTCGGCCCGGTTTCGAACTCGACGGCAAACACATCACCGAGGCCATGGCCGAACTGCCGGCCGAGGCGCTGACCCTGGTCGAGATCCCGGCGCTGGCGATCTCGTCCACCGACTGCCGCAACCGGGCCGCGCAATCGCGGCCCATCTGGTACCTGGTGCCCGACGGAGTGGTGCAGTACGTGGCCAAGCGCGGGCTGTACCGCAACCATCCGAACGCCGTTCCGACCCCCGAGGTGAATGCATGA
- the rsfS gene encoding ribosome silencing factor, which produces MTATDEALEMATVAARAAAAKLAEDVVAIDVSGQLVITDCFVIATGANDRQVNAIVDEVEEKMRLAGNKPARREGTREGRWVLLDFIDVVVHVQHRDEREFYALDRLWRDCPVVPVDLGDTPESDEAPDEDQQ; this is translated from the coding sequence ATGACCGCGACCGACGAAGCCCTAGAGATGGCCACCGTGGCCGCCCGGGCGGCCGCCGCCAAACTGGCCGAGGATGTGGTGGCGATCGACGTCTCGGGACAGCTGGTGATCACCGACTGCTTCGTCATCGCCACCGGGGCCAACGACCGCCAGGTGAACGCCATCGTCGACGAGGTCGAGGAGAAGATGCGGCTGGCCGGCAACAAGCCGGCGCGACGCGAGGGCACCCGCGAAGGCCGCTGGGTACTGCTCGACTTCATCGACGTGGTGGTGCACGTCCAGCACCGCGACGAACGCGAGTTCTACGCGCTGGACCGGTTGTGGCGGGACTGCCCGGTGGTGCCCGTCGACCTCGGCGACACCCCCGAATCCGACGAGGCACCCGACGAGGATCAGCAGTGA
- the gpgP gene encoding glucosyl-3-phosphoglycerate phosphatase, giving the protein MRIRRLVMLRHGQTEYNAGSRMQGQLDTELSELGRAQAVAAAEVLGTRRPLLIVSSDLRRAYDTAVTLGERAGVPVEVDKRLRETHLGDWQGLTHLEVDHAAPGARLAWREDARWAPHGGESRVDVAERGVPLVAELVARQQDWGADESDRPVVLVAHGGLIAALTAALLGIPVDNWPILGGMGNASWVQLAGHSPPDAAFEDIKWRLDVWNASAQVANDVL; this is encoded by the coding sequence GTGAGAATCCGCCGCCTGGTGATGCTTCGCCACGGCCAGACCGAGTACAACGCCGGCAGCCGCATGCAGGGCCAACTCGACACCGAGCTGTCCGAACTCGGCCGGGCCCAGGCGGTCGCGGCCGCTGAAGTGCTGGGCACGCGGCGGCCGTTGCTGATCGTGTCCTCGGACCTGCGCCGCGCCTACGACACCGCCGTCACCCTGGGGGAGCGCGCCGGGGTTCCCGTCGAGGTGGACAAACGGCTGCGCGAAACGCATCTGGGCGACTGGCAGGGGTTGACGCATCTCGAGGTCGACCACGCGGCCCCGGGGGCCAGGTTGGCGTGGCGCGAGGACGCCCGCTGGGCCCCGCACGGTGGCGAGAGCAGGGTCGACGTCGCCGAGCGGGGGGTGCCGCTGGTGGCCGAACTCGTTGCCCGCCAGCAGGACTGGGGAGCCGACGAGTCCGATCGGCCGGTGGTGCTGGTGGCGCACGGCGGTCTGATCGCCGCGCTGACCGCGGCCCTGCTCGGCATCCCGGTGGACAACTGGCCGATCCTGGGCGGCATGGGCAACGCCAGCTGGGTGCAGCTGGCCGGACACTCCCCGCCGGACGCCGCCTTCGAGGACATCAAGTGGCGGCTGGACGTCTGGAACGCCTCGGCGCAGGTGGCCAACGATGTCCTCTGA
- a CDS encoding DegV family protein gives MPVIVVTDSAARLPAEMAAAHDIRVVPLHILLDGTDLRDGVDDVPADIHERQASTAGASPAELRAAYQRALTDSAGAGVVAVHLSAALSGTFGAAEQAAAELGTDVTVIDSRSTAMGTGFVAVAAARAAAAGADRESVAAQARSAVGRGHGYIVVHRLDNLRRSGRIGGAAAWLGTALSLKPLLRIDDGKLVLAQRVRTPSKAIATMIDRVSEVVGTRSAGLAVHHVANPDGAAEVAAALAERLPACPPAVITELGPVLALHVGAGAVAVVADVPDTE, from the coding sequence GTGCCGGTCATCGTCGTCACCGATTCCGCCGCCCGATTGCCCGCCGAAATGGCTGCCGCGCATGACATCCGGGTGGTTCCGCTGCACATCCTGTTGGACGGGACGGATCTGCGCGACGGCGTCGACGACGTGCCGGCCGACATCCACGAGCGCCAGGCCAGCACCGCCGGGGCCAGTCCGGCCGAACTGCGTGCCGCCTATCAGCGGGCCCTGACGGACAGCGCCGGCGCCGGGGTGGTGGCGGTGCACCTGTCGGCGGCCTTGTCGGGCACCTTCGGAGCCGCCGAACAGGCCGCCGCGGAACTCGGAACCGATGTGACGGTGATCGATTCCCGGTCCACCGCCATGGGCACGGGTTTCGTCGCCGTCGCCGCGGCCCGCGCGGCCGCCGCCGGGGCGGACCGGGAATCCGTGGCGGCCCAGGCCCGCTCCGCGGTCGGCCGGGGGCACGGCTACATCGTCGTGCACCGCCTGGACAACCTGCGCCGCAGCGGTCGGATCGGGGGCGCGGCGGCCTGGTTGGGCACCGCGCTGTCGCTCAAACCGCTGCTGCGCATCGACGACGGCAAATTGGTGCTGGCCCAACGGGTCCGGACCCCCAGCAAGGCGATCGCGACAATGATCGACCGGGTCAGCGAGGTGGTCGGCACGCGTTCGGCCGGGCTGGCGGTGCACCACGTGGCCAACCCAGACGGGGCTGCAGAAGTGGCCGCCGCGCTGGCAGAGCGCCTGCCCGCCTGCCCGCCGGCGGTGATCACCGAGCTCGGTCCGGTGCTGGCGCTGCATGTCGGGGCCGGCGCCGTCGCGGTGGTCGCGGACGTACCCGATACCGAGTAA
- a CDS encoding ComEA family DNA-binding protein encodes MATELPADRLQRRLRAEGTDTDAADDADDDADGDPRDLTPRWLPDAGAGGDSTLRGWVAAARADPGRAGGMALAVVAALAVLVTVFTLIRNEPAPVVSAKLPPVEMVASDSVRPSTSTTARPEQPVIVSVVGLVQEPGLVTVTPGARVADALTAAGGTLAGADTVGLNMARHLNDGEQVVVGISPVPGAPPGLGSSVGGATAPAARTGGDKATAKEPAGGEPQGPVDLNAATEAQLDELPGIGPVTAAAIVAWREEHGAFASVDQLGEVDGIGPARLQRLRDLVRV; translated from the coding sequence ATGGCTACCGAGCTTCCCGCGGACCGTCTGCAGCGTCGGCTCCGGGCCGAGGGCACCGACACCGATGCGGCCGACGACGCCGACGACGACGCGGACGGCGATCCCCGCGATCTCACCCCGCGCTGGCTGCCGGACGCCGGGGCGGGTGGGGACAGCACGCTACGCGGGTGGGTCGCCGCCGCCCGGGCCGATCCGGGCCGCGCGGGCGGAATGGCTCTGGCGGTGGTCGCGGCGCTCGCGGTGCTGGTGACGGTGTTCACCCTGATCCGCAACGAACCCGCGCCGGTGGTCTCGGCCAAGCTGCCGCCCGTGGAAATGGTGGCGTCCGACAGTGTCCGGCCCAGTACCAGCACGACGGCGCGGCCGGAGCAACCGGTGATCGTCAGTGTCGTCGGCCTGGTGCAGGAGCCCGGACTCGTCACGGTCACGCCGGGGGCGCGGGTGGCCGATGCGCTCACCGCCGCGGGGGGCACATTGGCCGGCGCCGACACCGTCGGGCTGAACATGGCTCGGCACCTCAACGACGGAGAGCAGGTGGTGGTCGGCATCTCCCCGGTGCCGGGCGCACCGCCGGGGCTGGGCAGTTCGGTCGGGGGCGCGACGGCCCCGGCCGCCAGGACGGGAGGTGACAAGGCCACCGCCAAGGAGCCCGCCGGCGGTGAGCCGCAGGGGCCGGTGGATCTCAACGCCGCGACCGAGGCGCAACTCGACGAGCTGCCCGGGATCGGACCGGTGACCGCCGCGGCGATCGTGGCGTGGCGCGAGGAGCACGGCGCGTTCGCCAGTGTGGATCAGCTCGGCGAGGTGGACGGGATCGGACCCGCGCGGCTGCAACGGCTGCGCGATCTGGTGCGGGTGTGA
- a CDS encoding ComEC/Rec2 family competence protein, translating into MRLVPAALTAWAVTAAGICWDIGAVLTGVCLAVGAGAGALWCALPRERETARVAGAVVAAAAVVGMGFSVAVNLRSTSVRQHPVVERFGSAATVTVVPSESPLTIGGGRLLIKADLRLVDNVQTRGRVVVFAPVSHYHGIGVGQPLRFRARISKPTRRDLTVAALNASGAPTLGEASLLQRAAGTARGRLAERAREVLPADQAAMLPALVLGDTSAVPPTATQQFRVAGLTHLTAVSGANVTIVCGAVLLVAGFFGPRIAVVLAGLALIAFVVVVQPTASVLRAAVMGAIALLALLTARRRQAIPALAGAVLVLLIVAPQLAVDIGFALSVAATAALIVLAPRWSLRLVGRGWPKPLADALCMAVAAQLVTAPLVAGISGTLSLVAVLANLLVTVVIAPITLFGTAAAALSPLWPAAARLLIRFTGPELWWLLQVARWTAAVPHAAVPVPAGAVGVLTLAAAAVAGVLCSGHRRGRIALGCLAMVAAAWAIAGLG; encoded by the coding sequence CTGCGGCTGGTTCCGGCGGCCCTGACCGCATGGGCGGTCACCGCCGCGGGAATCTGCTGGGATATCGGAGCGGTGCTGACCGGCGTGTGCCTGGCGGTCGGGGCCGGCGCGGGCGCGCTGTGGTGCGCGCTGCCCCGCGAGCGGGAGACGGCGCGGGTCGCGGGCGCAGTCGTGGCGGCAGCGGCCGTGGTCGGGATGGGTTTCAGCGTCGCGGTCAACCTGCGCAGCACCAGTGTGCGTCAGCACCCGGTGGTCGAACGCTTCGGCTCGGCGGCCACCGTCACCGTGGTGCCCTCGGAGTCCCCGCTGACGATCGGCGGGGGTCGGTTGCTGATCAAGGCGGACCTCCGGCTGGTCGACAACGTCCAAACCCGGGGCCGGGTGGTGGTTTTCGCGCCGGTGTCGCATTACCACGGCATCGGCGTCGGGCAGCCGCTGCGATTCCGGGCGCGGATCAGCAAGCCCACCCGTCGCGATCTGACCGTCGCGGCGCTCAATGCCAGCGGTGCTCCGACACTCGGTGAGGCTTCGCTTCTGCAACGGGCGGCCGGCACGGCGCGCGGCCGGCTCGCCGAGCGGGCGCGGGAGGTGCTGCCCGCGGATCAGGCGGCGATGCTGCCCGCGCTGGTGCTCGGTGACACCTCGGCGGTGCCGCCGACGGCGACCCAGCAGTTCCGGGTTGCGGGGCTCACCCATCTGACGGCAGTCTCGGGCGCCAACGTCACCATCGTGTGCGGCGCGGTGTTGTTGGTCGCCGGATTCTTCGGGCCCCGCATCGCGGTGGTCCTGGCCGGGCTGGCGCTGATCGCGTTTGTGGTGGTGGTCCAGCCCACCGCCAGCGTGCTGCGCGCCGCGGTGATGGGGGCCATCGCCCTGCTGGCGTTACTGACGGCGCGACGCAGGCAAGCCATCCCGGCACTGGCCGGCGCGGTGCTGGTGCTGCTGATCGTCGCGCCGCAGTTGGCGGTCGACATCGGATTCGCACTCTCGGTGGCGGCCACCGCGGCGCTCATCGTGCTGGCGCCGCGGTGGTCGCTGCGACTGGTCGGGCGCGGCTGGCCCAAGCCGCTGGCCGACGCGCTGTGCATGGCGGTGGCCGCGCAGTTGGTCACCGCACCCCTGGTCGCCGGGATTTCCGGGACGCTCAGTCTGGTTGCCGTGCTGGCCAATTTGTTGGTCACGGTGGTGATCGCGCCCATCACGCTGTTCGGCACCGCGGCCGCGGCCCTGAGCCCACTGTGGCCCGCCGCGGCCCGGCTGCTGATCCGGTTCACCGGTCCGGAACTGTGGTGGCTGCTGCAGGTTGCGCGGTGGACCGCGGCGGTGCCGCACGCCGCGGTGCCGGTGCCCGCCGGCGCCGTCGGGGTACTCACCCTCGCGGCCGCGGCGGTGGCCGGGGTGCTCTGCAGCGGCCACCGGCGCGGGCGGATTGCGCTGGGCTGCTTGGCGATGGTGGCCGCGGCGTGGGCGATCGCCGGCCTCGGGTGA
- the holA gene encoding DNA polymerase III subunit delta yields the protein MSAQVPGLHLVLGDEELLIDRAIAAVTRDARSRAGAQVGASDIPVSRLRAGDVSTSELAELLSPSLFADERIVVLEAAGEAGKDAVGLIATAAADLPAGTELVVVHSGGGRAKALATRLREVGARVYPCAKITKVSERAEFIRGEFRTLKIKVSDETVTALLDAVGSDIRELAAACSQLVADTDGRVDPAAVRRYHSGKAEVKGFDIADKAIVGDVEGAAEALRWAMLAGEPRVVLADALAEAVHTIARVAPLSGDPYRLAGELGMPPWRIQKAQKQSRRWSRDRVASALRLVAALNADVKGAAADPDYALESTVRAVAELARNN from the coding sequence GTGAGCGCACAGGTACCCGGACTGCATCTCGTGCTCGGCGATGAGGAACTGCTCATCGATCGCGCCATCGCCGCGGTGACCCGCGACGCGCGCTCGCGCGCCGGCGCCCAGGTCGGCGCCTCCGACATCCCGGTCAGCCGGCTGCGCGCCGGCGACGTCAGCACCTCCGAGCTCGCCGAACTACTCAGCCCGTCGCTGTTCGCCGATGAGCGCATCGTCGTGCTGGAGGCGGCGGGGGAGGCCGGCAAGGATGCCGTCGGGCTGATCGCGACCGCGGCCGCCGATCTGCCGGCGGGCACCGAACTGGTGGTGGTGCACTCCGGCGGGGGCCGGGCGAAGGCATTGGCCACCCGTTTGCGCGAAGTCGGGGCAAGGGTGTATCCGTGCGCCAAGATCACCAAGGTCAGCGAACGCGCCGAGTTCATCCGCGGCGAGTTCCGCACCCTCAAGATCAAGGTCAGCGACGAGACGGTGACCGCGCTGCTCGACGCGGTGGGATCCGACATCCGGGAACTGGCCGCGGCCTGTTCGCAGTTGGTCGCCGACACCGATGGCCGGGTGGACCCCGCCGCGGTGCGCCGCTATCACAGCGGCAAAGCCGAGGTCAAAGGGTTCGACATCGCGGACAAGGCGATCGTGGGTGATGTGGAGGGTGCGGCCGAGGCGCTGCGCTGGGCGATGCTCGCCGGCGAGCCGCGGGTGGTACTGGCCGACGCGCTCGCCGAGGCCGTGCACACCATCGCGCGGGTGGCTCCGCTGTCGGGGGATCCCTATCGACTGGCCGGTGAACTCGGCATGCCGCCGTGGCGCATCCAGAAGGCGCAGAAACAGTCGCGGCGTTGGTCCCGGGACCGGGTCGCCAGCGCGCTGCGCCTGGTTGCGGCGCTCAACGCGGACGTCAAAGGCGCGGCCGCCGACCCCGATTACGCGCTGGAGTCGACGGTGCGGGCCGTGGCCGAATTGGCCAGGAACAACTGA
- the rpsT gene encoding 30S ribosomal protein S20, producing the protein MANIKSQEKRNRTNERARLRNQSVKSSLRTAVRGFREALESGDKDTAAQLLVATTRQLDKAASKGVIHKNQAANKKSALTLALNKL; encoded by the coding sequence GTGGCCAACATCAAGTCGCAGGAAAAGCGCAACCGCACCAACGAGCGCGCCCGTCTGCGCAACCAGTCGGTGAAGTCCTCACTTCGCACGGCTGTCCGTGGGTTCCGCGAGGCCCTCGAGTCCGGCGATAAGGACACCGCAGCCCAGCTGCTGGTGGCGACCACTCGTCAGCTGGACAAGGCTGCCAGCAAGGGTGTCATCCACAAGAACCAGGCCGCCAACAAGAAGTCGGCGCTGACCCTGGCTCTCAACAAGCTCTGA
- a CDS encoding circularly permuted type 2 ATP-grasp protein produces MSVRTLPGQSKRQSKSTRAAKKHVPIFDGYNDRGCYADAFDEMFDAQGAVRGPYKGIYAELAPSDASELAARAEALSRAFVDQGITFSLSGQERPFPLDLVPRVISAAEWTRLEKGIKQRVTALEMYLDDIYGEKEILRDGVIPRRLVTSCDHFHREAAGIVPPNGVRIHVAGIDLVRDEQGTFRVLEDNLRSPSGVSYVMENRRTMARVFPNLFATNRVRAVGDYSSHLLRALRKAAPTNAADPTVVVLTPGVYNSAYFEHSLLARQMGAELVEGRDLFCRDNTVYMRTTEGERQVDVIYRRIDDEFLDPMHFRPDSMLGVAGIVNAARAGNVVISSAVGNGVGDDKLVYTYVPTIIDYYLGEKPLLANVDTLRCWLDEEREEVLDRIEELVVKPVEGSGGYGIVFGPDASAKELAAIRRKVEADPRGWIAQPVVQLSTVPTQVGDRLAPRHVDLRPFAVNDGDEIWVLPGGLTRVALPEGSLMVNSSQGGGSKDTWVLASRTSSADRELAAAELVRTLPGEAKPADRVPKAPRAGGEQQQQQQQQQGVVG; encoded by the coding sequence ATGAGCGTGCGAACTTTGCCGGGCCAGAGCAAACGACAATCCAAGTCCACGCGCGCTGCCAAGAAGCACGTGCCGATCTTCGACGGCTACAACGACCGCGGCTGCTATGCCGACGCATTCGACGAGATGTTTGACGCCCAGGGCGCGGTCCGCGGACCCTACAAGGGGATCTACGCCGAGCTGGCACCGTCGGATGCCTCGGAGTTGGCGGCCCGTGCCGAGGCGCTGAGTCGCGCGTTCGTCGACCAGGGCATCACGTTCTCGCTGTCCGGCCAGGAGCGGCCCTTCCCGCTGGATCTGGTGCCGCGGGTGATCTCGGCCGCGGAGTGGACCCGGCTGGAGAAGGGCATCAAGCAGCGGGTCACCGCCCTGGAGATGTATCTCGACGACATCTACGGCGAGAAGGAGATTCTGCGCGACGGGGTGATCCCCCGGCGCCTGGTCACCTCCTGCGACCACTTCCACCGGGAGGCGGCGGGCATCGTGCCGCCCAACGGGGTGCGGATCCACGTCGCGGGCATCGACCTCGTCCGCGACGAGCAGGGCACGTTCCGGGTGCTGGAGGACAACCTGCGGTCCCCGTCGGGGGTCTCCTACGTGATGGAGAACCGTCGCACCATGGCCCGGGTGTTCCCCAACCTGTTCGCCACCAACCGGGTGCGCGCGGTCGGCGACTATTCGTCGCATTTGCTCCGCGCGCTGCGCAAAGCGGCCCCCACCAACGCCGCCGACCCGACCGTGGTGGTGCTGACCCCCGGGGTGTACAACTCCGCCTACTTCGAACATTCGCTGCTGGCCCGGCAGATGGGCGCCGAGCTGGTGGAGGGGCGCGACCTGTTCTGCCGCGACAACACCGTCTACATGCGAACCACCGAGGGTGAGCGCCAGGTGGACGTCATCTACCGCCGCATCGACGACGAGTTCCTGGACCCGATGCATTTTCGTCCCGACTCGATGCTGGGGGTGGCGGGCATCGTCAACGCCGCCCGGGCCGGCAACGTGGTGATCTCGTCGGCGGTGGGCAACGGCGTCGGCGACGACAAGCTGGTCTACACGTACGTCCCGACGATCATCGACTACTACCTGGGTGAGAAGCCGCTGCTGGCCAACGTCGACACGTTGCGGTGCTGGCTCGACGAGGAGCGCGAAGAGGTGCTCGACCGGATCGAGGAGCTGGTGGTCAAACCGGTGGAAGGCTCCGGTGGCTACGGCATTGTCTTCGGGCCGGACGCCTCGGCCAAGGAGCTGGCCGCGATCCGGCGCAAGGTCGAGGCGGATCCGCGCGGATGGATCGCCCAGCCAGTCGTGCAGCTCTCGACCGTGCCGACCCAGGTCGGCGACCGGTTGGCGCCGCGGCACGTCGACCTGCGACCCTTCGCGGTCAACGACGGCGACGAGATCTGGGTGCTGCCCGGCGGCCTGACCCGGGTCGCGTTGCCCGAGGGGTCGCTGATGGTCAACTCCAGCCAGGGTGGCGGTTCCAAGGACACCTGGGTGCTGGCGTCGCGGACGTCGTCGGCGGACCGCGAACTGGCCGCCGCCGAACTGGTGCGCACGCTGCCCGGCGAGGCCAAACCGGCCGACCGGGTCCCGAAGGCGCCGCGGGCCGGTGGCGAACAGCAACAGCAGCAGCAACAACAGCAGGGGGTGGTCGGCTGA